One part of the Methylobacterium terrae genome encodes these proteins:
- a CDS encoding AI-2E family transporter: MAEAGDDRRRVLPMKPARIQAAETPGDGLAAPLVIAAVIVAALYFGREILIPIAIAVLLSFVIGPLVALLRKLRLGRIPSVGVAVLLLLTVVAGLGGLIGMQVADLSTGLPRYQRTIAQKAENLKAGPLGDVAGYIRSINHQLQQAGAPEQKPPEQKPAPGKPAPPPAVQNPDKPVLVEVRDRDPSPVELAEKVLAPVLSPLATLGIVFVVLIFILVQREDLRDRMIRLVGSSDLHRTTVAMDDAARRLSRFFLVQLALNAGFGLVIGVGLWLIGVPNPILWGIFSALMRFVPYIGAFLSALLPLALAAAVDPGWNMVLATAALFVVLEPLVGQFIEPLVYGHSTGLSPFAVLVSALFWTWLWGPVGLLLSTPLTVCLVVLGRHVDKLEFLDVLFGDRPALTPVENFYQRMLADDPDEAQELAEAILAQCSLSSYYDEVALKGLQLAATDARRGVLTESQLDRIRVGIAQLIEDLSDRDDAAPDTKPTLAGRLLSGRQDEEAPCEAAPAVPDAPAPDQLPEAWRREGAVLCVAGRGPLDEAASMMLAQLLGKHGFGTRVVPFEDVTRSGIASLAAEDARMVCISYLEISGTPAHLRYLVQRLRRRAPEAQVLVGLWPADDAVLTDPDARATLGADHYAVSLREGVEACLEAVRDVPSTGVAPEPSPPGSPVPESPSPDAPAARRPAREPERAEA; the protein is encoded by the coding sequence ATGGCCGAAGCGGGAGACGATCGCAGGCGGGTCCTGCCGATGAAGCCGGCCCGGATCCAGGCCGCCGAGACCCCCGGCGACGGCCTCGCGGCGCCGCTGGTCATCGCGGCGGTGATCGTGGCGGCCCTCTATTTCGGCCGCGAGATCCTGATCCCGATCGCCATCGCGGTGCTCCTGAGCTTCGTCATCGGGCCGCTGGTGGCGCTCCTGCGCAAGCTCCGCCTCGGGCGGATCCCGTCCGTCGGCGTCGCGGTGCTGCTGCTGCTCACCGTCGTGGCGGGCTTGGGCGGCCTGATCGGCATGCAGGTCGCCGACCTCTCGACCGGCCTGCCGCGCTACCAGCGCACCATCGCCCAGAAGGCCGAGAACCTGAAGGCGGGGCCGCTCGGCGACGTCGCCGGCTACATCCGCAGCATCAACCACCAGCTCCAGCAGGCCGGCGCGCCGGAGCAGAAGCCTCCCGAGCAGAAGCCGGCACCCGGCAAGCCCGCCCCGCCGCCCGCGGTGCAGAACCCCGACAAGCCGGTCCTGGTCGAGGTGCGCGACCGCGACCCGAGCCCGGTCGAGCTCGCCGAGAAGGTCCTGGCGCCGGTCCTCTCGCCGCTCGCCACGCTCGGCATCGTCTTCGTGGTGCTGATCTTCATCCTGGTGCAGCGCGAGGACCTGCGCGACCGGATGATCCGCCTCGTCGGCTCGAGCGACCTGCACCGCACCACCGTGGCGATGGACGACGCGGCGCGGCGCCTGAGCCGGTTCTTCCTGGTCCAGCTCGCCCTCAATGCCGGGTTCGGCCTCGTCATCGGCGTCGGGCTGTGGCTGATCGGCGTGCCGAACCCGATCCTGTGGGGCATCTTCTCGGCGCTGATGCGCTTCGTGCCCTATATCGGCGCCTTCCTGTCGGCCCTGCTGCCCCTGGCCCTCGCCGCCGCCGTCGATCCGGGCTGGAACATGGTGCTGGCGACCGCCGCCCTGTTCGTCGTGCTGGAGCCGCTGGTCGGCCAGTTCATCGAGCCCCTGGTCTACGGCCACTCGACCGGGCTGTCGCCCTTCGCGGTGCTGGTCTCGGCCCTGTTCTGGACCTGGCTGTGGGGGCCGGTCGGGCTCCTGCTCTCGACGCCGCTCACCGTCTGCCTCGTGGTGCTCGGCCGCCACGTCGACAAACTCGAATTCCTCGACGTCCTGTTCGGCGACCGGCCGGCGCTCACCCCGGTCGAGAACTTCTACCAGCGCATGCTGGCCGACGACCCGGACGAGGCGCAGGAACTCGCCGAAGCCATCCTCGCCCAGTGCTCACTCTCCTCCTACTACGACGAGGTGGCGCTCAAGGGCCTTCAGCTCGCCGCGACGGATGCCCGCCGCGGGGTGCTCACCGAGAGCCAGCTCGACCGGATCCGCGTCGGCATCGCGCAGCTGATCGAGGACCTCTCCGACCGCGACGACGCGGCGCCGGACACGAAGCCGACGCTCGCCGGCCGCCTCCTGTCGGGCCGCCAGGACGAGGAGGCGCCGTGCGAGGCCGCCCCCGCGGTGCCGGACGCGCCCGCCCCGGACCAGCTGCCGGAGGCGTGGCGGCGCGAGGGCGCGGTACTCTGCGTCGCCGGCCGCGGGCCCCTCGACGAGGCCGCCTCGATGATGCTGGCCCAGCTCCTCGGCAAGCACGGCTTCGGCACCCGGGTGGTGCCGTTCGAGGACGTCACGCGCTCCGGCATCGCCTCCCTCGCGGCCGAGGACGCGCGGATGGTCTGCATCTCCTACCTCGAGATCAGCGGCACGCCGGCCCATCTGCGCTACCTCGTCCAGCGGCTGCGGCGGCGGGCGCCGGAGGCGCAGGTGCTGGTCGGCCTGTGGCCGGCGGACGACGCGGTGCTGACCGATCCCGATGCCCGCGCCACCCTCGGCGCCGACCACTACGCGGTCTCCTTGCGCGAGGGCGTCGAGGCCTGCCTGGAGGCGGTGCGGGACGTGCCGTCGACCGGGGTCGCCCCGGAGCCGTCCCCACCGGGTTCGCCCGTCCCGGAATCGCCCTCCCCGGATGCGCCCGCCGCGCGCCGCCCGGCCCGCGAGCCGGAGCGGGCCGAGGCCTGA